A window from Geminocystis sp. M7585_C2015_104 encodes these proteins:
- a CDS encoding glycosyltransferase: protein MGRLGVVTIGRNEGERLVECLKSLQKLLPPYVPVVYVDSGSTDGSPETARGFGVTVISLDASLPFTAARGRNTGWKYLLAHYPHLDYIQFLDGDCELLPQWLEKAISRMEENPQLAAVCGRVKEKYPLKSVYNLLMDMEWNTPVGEALYCGGNALIRVEALKQVDGYNSSLICGEEPEMCIRLRRRGWKIERLPADMVIHDASMYHFSQWWRRMVRGGWAVAQGFHLYGRAPENYKKKELFSGFFWGFLLPFFSLILIPFTSCYSLLLLILYPILFFKIFLYRRQFEPNNRHAFIYAFWCVISKFPQFIGQVEYWLNKLRDRRAVLIEYK from the coding sequence TTGGGTCGGTTGGGAGTGGTCACCATCGGGCGGAATGAGGGAGAAAGACTAGTAGAGTGCTTAAAATCCCTCCAAAAACTGTTACCACCCTATGTCCCTGTAGTGTATGTAGATTCGGGATCCACCGATGGCAGCCCAGAAACCGCCAGGGGATTCGGGGTGACTGTCATATCCCTGGATGCCTCCCTGCCCTTTACTGCCGCCCGAGGTCGCAATACTGGGTGGAAATACCTATTAGCTCACTATCCCCACCTGGATTATATTCAATTTTTGGATGGAGATTGTGAGTTGTTGCCCCAGTGGTTGGAAAAAGCTATCAGTCGGATGGAGGAAAACCCCCAGTTAGCGGCAGTCTGTGGCAGGGTAAAGGAGAAATATCCCCTTAAATCCGTATATAATCTGCTAATGGACATGGAGTGGAATACTCCCGTCGGTGAGGCTTTGTACTGTGGCGGCAATGCCCTTATTCGCGTAGAGGCTCTCAAACAGGTAGACGGTTATAATTCTAGCCTAATCTGTGGGGAAGAGCCAGAGATGTGTATTCGTCTGCGGCGTAGGGGGTGGAAAATTGAACGCCTTCCTGCAGACATGGTCATACATGATGCCTCTATGTATCATTTTAGTCAGTGGTGGCGGAGGATGGTTCGCGGTGGTTGGGCTGTAGCTCAAGGTTTTCACCTTTATGGCCGTGCCCCCGAAAACTACAAAAAAAAGGAACTTTTTAGCGGCTTCTTTTGGGGTTTTTTATTGCCATTTTTCTCCCTTATTCTTATCCCTTTTACCAGCTGCTATAGCCTACTTTTATTAATTCTTTATCCTATCCTTTTTTTTAAAATTTTTCTGTATCGTCGTCAATTTGAGCCCAATAATAGGCATGCTTTTATATATGCTTTCTGGTGTGTTATTTCCAAGTTTCCCCAGTTTATAGGACAAGTAGAATACTGGCTTAACAAGCTGAGAGATAGGAGGGCAGTTTTAATTGAGTACAAGTAG